The following DNA comes from Alienimonas californiensis.
CGCCAAGGCGATCGAACGCGGGCTGATCGACGTCCGGTTGTGGAACTACCGCGACCGGACGTTGAACAAGCACCACCGCGTCGACGACAGCCCCTACGGCGGCGGCCCCGGCATGCTGCTGGCCTGCCAGCCCGTCTTCCACACCGTGGAAGCCGTGCGGGAAAGTCGGCCGGAAGTGCCCGGCGAGTTGCTGATGCTGACCCCCACCGGCGAGCGGCTCACCCAGCCGCTCGTGGAGGAGCTGGCGACCAGAAAGCGGCTGATCCTGCTCTGCGGCCGTTACGAGGGGTTCGACCACCGCGTCAAGGAGGGGTTGCAACCGCGGGAGATCAGCGTGGGGGACTTCGTCCTCAACGGCGGGGAGGTTCCGGCGATGCT
Coding sequences within:
- the trmD gene encoding tRNA (guanosine(37)-N1)-methyltransferase TrmD; this translates as MRFDVCTLFPGLFDGFLSESLVAKAIERGLIDVRLWNYRDRTLNKHHRVDDSPYGGGPGMLLACQPVFHTVEAVRESRPEVPGELLMLTPTGERLTQPLVEELATRKRLILLCGRYEGFDHRVKEGLQPREISVGDFVLNGGEVPAMLLIEACMRLIPGVLGDADSARYDSHSAPGRLEFPQYTRPRDFRGLTVPDVLLSGDHAKIAAWREQQSDARSAGHEL